CCGGATCTTCCTCTACCGCGGTCCGCTGACCCGGATGTGCGGCTCGGAGGACGAGCTGGTCGACGAGGTTCGCATCACCGTGGTGCACGAGATCGCCCACCACTTCGGCATCGACGACGACCGCCTGCACGACCTCGGCTACGCGTAGGGGCCCTACTTCTTGCGGAGCAGGGTGTCCTTGGTCTCCTGGGCCTGGTGGATCGAGCGCTCGGGCGGGCGCACCTTGGTGATCCTCTTGTAGCCCACGAAGCCGAGCAGGCCCGCCACGAGCAGGTAGACCAGCACGACGATGCCGTAGGACCACACCAGGCCGAGCCCGGTCAGGTGCACGAGGTAGACGAAGAAGAACGACAGCAGGATCACCGCGAGCAGCGCGACGAACCCGGCGGCCGCGAACAGCGCGATGCTCAGGCCGCCGAGCCTGACGCTCACCTTGACCTCGGACTTGAGCAGGGCGATCTCCTGCTTGACCAGCGAGGAGAGGTCCTTCTGCGCCGAGGTGATCAGCTGGCCGATGCTCGGCTCGACCTCGGTGTCGACCTCAGCAGCCGGGCGTCGTGCGGGTGCGTGCTCGCTCATGCCGCGAACACTACCCAGGCGAGCCCGCGTGCACGCGGTTGCGGCGGCGCAGGATCACCGCGGCCAGGGCGGCGCTGACCACGGAGCCGGAGAGGACGGCGGTCTTGGCTGCCTCCGCCTCGGCACCGGTGAAGGACAGCTCGGCGACGAGCAGGGCCACGGTGAAGCCGACGCCGGCGAGGACCGCCACGCCCACCAGGTCGCGCCACTGGAGGTCGCCGAGCTCGGCGCGGGTGAGCCGCACGGTCAGCCAGGTGCCGAGCAGGACGCCTGCCGGCTTGCCGAGCACGAGGCCGGCGAAGACGCCGAGGACGACCGGGTCGCGGACCAGGTCGCCCCCGCCGTGCACGGCCACGCCCGCGGACATGAGGGCGAAGAACGGCACGGCCAGGCCGCTGCTGAACGGGGTGAGGGTGTGCTCGAGCACCTCGGCGGGGGAGCACTCCTCACCCTCGTCGGGCACGACCCTGGTGAGCAGGCCCATCGCCACGCCGGCCACGGTCGCGTGGATGCCGCTCTCGTGGGTGGCCCACCAGATGCCCAGGGCGAGCGGGACGTACCACAGCCACGACTCCCCGCGGATCTTCTGCAGGACGGCGAAGACCCCCAGGCCCACCAGGGCCGCGCCGACGGCCAGGAGGTCGATCGAGGAGGTGTAGAAGACCGCGATGATGACGATCACGACGAGGTCGTCGACCACCGCCAGCGTGAGCAGGAACGCCCGGAGCGAGCTGGGCAGCGCCCCGCCCACGACCGCGAGCACGGCCAGGGCGAAGGCGATGTCGGTCGCGGCCGGGATCGCCCACCCCCCGGAGCGGCCCTGGTCGAGCGTGGTGTTGAGGACCAGGTAGACCGTGGCCGGGACCAGCACGCCGCACACCGCGGCCACCGCGGGCACGGCGGCGTCCGAGGGCCGGCGCAGCGAGCCGACGAGCAGCTCGCGCTTGAGCTCGAGGCCCGCGACGTAGAAGAACAGGGTCAGTGCCCCGTCGGCCGCCCAGTGCTCGAGGTCGAGCGGCCCGAGCTCGAGGTGCCGCAGGTCGTCGTACGCCTGCGACCAGGGGGAGTTGGCCCACAGCACGGCGACCACCGCCGCGACGAGGACGACCGCACCGCCGATCGTCTCCTGCCGCAGCAGGTGACCGAGGAAGGTCTCCTCGTGGGTGCTCGGGCGGGGGAGCAGCGGGCGACGGGTGCGGCTCACGGGTTCCTTCGGGGTCGGCGACCGGACGCCGACCAGACTTCCCGGCACACCAGCCCGAGCGTGACCGGGCCTGTCGAGATCATCCCAGATCCCGACAGGCCCGACCGACGCGGCCCGGGGGACCTACTCGTCGCCGGACTTGCCGCCCATGCCGTCGGAGATCAGGTCCATGACCGTGGAGTCGGCGAGGGTGGTGACGTCACCGACCTCGCGGTTCTCCGCCACGTCCTTGAGCAGGCGACGCATGATCTTGCCGGAGCGGGTCTTGGGCAGCTCGGGGACGACCATGATCTGGCGCGGCTTGGCGATCGCGCCGATCTCCTTGCGCACGTGGTTGCGCAGCTCCTCGACGATGTCCTTGCCGCCGTCGCCCGCGGACTCCCGCAGGATGACGAAGGCGCAGACCGCCTGGCCGGTGTCCTCGTCCTTGGCCCCCACCACCGCGGCCTCGGCGACCTTGGGGTGGGAGACCAGCGCAGACTCGATCTCGGTGGTGGACAGGCGGTGGCCCGAGACGTTCATGACGTCGTCGACCCGGCCGAGCAGCCAGATCGCACCGTCGTCGTCGAGCTTGGCGCCGTCCCCGGCGAAGTAGGTGTCCTCGAAGCGGGACCAGTAGGTCTCCTTGAACCGCTCGTCGTCGCCCCAGAGCGTGCGCAGCATCGCGGGCCACGGCTCCTTGAGCACGAGGTAGCCGCCCTGGCCGTTGCCCACCTCCTTGCCCTCGTCGTTGACGACCGCGGCGACGACGCCGGGGATCGGTGCCATCGCGGAGCCGGGCTTGCCGGCCGTGACGCCCGGCAGCGGGCTGATCATGATCTGGCCGGTCTCGGTCTGCCACCAGGTGTCCACGACGGGGCAGCGCTCGGCGCCGATGACCTCGCGGTACCACATGTAGGCCTCGGGGTTGATCGGCTCACCGACCGACCCGAGGAGGCGCAGCGAGGACAGGTCGCG
This genomic window from Nocardioides marmoribigeumensis contains:
- the nhaA gene encoding Na+/H+ antiporter NhaA, with the translated sequence MSRTRRPLLPRPSTHEETFLGHLLRQETIGGAVVLVAAVVAVLWANSPWSQAYDDLRHLELGPLDLEHWAADGALTLFFYVAGLELKRELLVGSLRRPSDAAVPAVAAVCGVLVPATVYLVLNTTLDQGRSGGWAIPAATDIAFALAVLAVVGGALPSSLRAFLLTLAVVDDLVVIVIIAVFYTSSIDLLAVGAALVGLGVFAVLQKIRGESWLWYVPLALGIWWATHESGIHATVAGVAMGLLTRVVPDEGEECSPAEVLEHTLTPFSSGLAVPFFALMSAGVAVHGGGDLVRDPVVLGVFAGLVLGKPAGVLLGTWLTVRLTRAELGDLQWRDLVGVAVLAGVGFTVALLVAELSFTGAEAEAAKTAVLSGSVVSAALAAVILRRRNRVHAGSPG
- a CDS encoding phage holin family protein, yielding MSEHAPARRPAAEVDTEVEPSIGQLITSAQKDLSSLVKQEIALLKSEVKVSVRLGGLSIALFAAAGFVALLAVILLSFFFVYLVHLTGLGLVWSYGIVVLVYLLVAGLLGFVGYKRITKVRPPERSIHQAQETKDTLLRKK